From Pseudothermotoga thermarum DSM 5069, a single genomic window includes:
- a CDS encoding transposase → MDEGKEEKGEAILVGVRMGPAYSDERKLLLGLMERTWVKAGCVIGDALYRMSVELLGRLLERAELVLVPVRDTLHTKVRNPLRGKVKEMYETNREKYKERYVVEQVIGKIKNAYGRCEGTKSMQMAKKRIWVKMILYNWVKVIFLLLFIRRVYFCREKLEAL, encoded by the coding sequence TTGGATGAGGGGAAGGAAGAAAAAGGGGAAGCAATACTTGTAGGGGTAAGGATGGGACCAGCATACAGTGACGAGAGGAAACTTTTGTTGGGATTGATGGAGAGGACGTGGGTAAAGGCTGGATGTGTGATAGGGGATGCACTTTACAGGATGAGTGTGGAGCTACTGGGGAGATTACTTGAGCGGGCGGAACTTGTGCTGGTTCCGGTGAGGGATACATTGCACACGAAGGTTAGGAATCCTTTGAGGGGTAAGGTGAAAGAGATGTACGAAACCAACAGGGAGAAGTACAAGGAGAGGTATGTAGTTGAGCAAGTGATAGGGAAGATAAAGAATGCGTATGGCAGATGTGAAGGTACAAAGAGCATGCAGATGGCGAAGAAGAGGATATGGGTGAAGATGATACTGTACAACTGGGTAAAGGTAATATTTTTGTTGTTGTTTATTAGGAGGGTATATTTTTGTCGAGAGAAGCTTGAAGCACTTTGA